The sequence TTTATTACCAACAATATGATGTTGTTTTTTCTTACTATATGCTATCTACGTGAATACTTATGTGGTACTTTTGCTTGCTAAGCGTTTAATGTCGACTTTTTATCCTATTTTTGTTGCTTTTCTGTGAATTATTTGCCAAATTGTCAACCGTATAAAATATCAGAACAATATTCTGGTAAGAATGGATTCAATTTTGCAGACAGGGCAGAGAGCTGCCAAAGCAGTAGAGGTCTGGTAATGTCACTTTTAGAAGTAAAAAATCTTCGTATCGAATACCCATCACGTCATGGTGTACACGCTGCAGTAAAGTCACTGTCGTTTAGCATTGAACGCGGCGAGATTGTCGGTGTTGTTGGTGAATCTGGCGCTGGTAAATCAACAGTAGGTAATGCTGTGATTGATTTGCTAAGCCCTCCCGGTCGTATTGCGAGCGGTGAAGTGTTCCTTGATGGTGAAAAAGTATCGGGTTTATCTCCGGAAGAGATGCGTAAAGTTCGCGGCTCTAAGATTGGATTTATCTTTCAAGATCCAATGACTTCTCTTAATCCTCTATTTACCGTAGAACAGCAATTAAAAGAAACCATCCATGCCAATATGAAGGTATCGGATGCAGAAGCTTATCAGCGTTCATTAGACTTAATGAACCAAGTGGGTATCCCACAACCTGAAAACCGCCTTAAACAGTATCCGCACCAATTCTCTGGTGGTATGCGTCAGCGTGTGGTTATCGCGATTGCATTGGCAGGCGAACCTGACCTGATCATCGCCGATGAACCAACAACGGCTCTAGACGTATCTATCCAAGACCAAATCTTAGGCCTGATTCGCGATCTATGTATTAAGAAAAACGTAGGTTGTATGTTGGTAACCCACGATATGGGTGTTGTGTCTAACGTGACTGACCGTGTTGCGGTTATGTATCGTGGTGATCTGGTTGAATTCGGCCCAACGAAACAAGTATTGGGTACACCTGAACACCCATACACGCACAGCTTGATTTCAGCCGTTCCTCGCTCAGACCGTAAACTCGACCGTTTCCCTCTTGTTAGCTACATCGAAGAAGCACACGAGATGGAAACCTTAGATGTAAAAAATCACTGGTTAGGTCAAAGCCAAGATCATCGTGAATACACAGGTCCGCTACTGAACGTAGAAAACGTTAACCTACGATTCACGACAAAAGATTCTTTCTTCGAAAGCCGTCGCGAGTATGTGCAAGCTTCAAACAACGTAAGCTTTGAAGTGCATGAAGGTGAAACCTTTGGTCTAGTGGGTGAGTCGGGTTCTGGTAAATCAACCATTGCACGTGTCATCGCAGGCCTATACGCACCTAACTCAGGCAAAGTAACCTTTGAAGGTGTCGATCTTACTGGCCTTAAATCTGAAAAAGAACGTCGCCCAATGCGTCGTCAAATGCAGATGGTTTTCCAAAACCCGTATACGTCAATGAACCCGCGTATGAAGATTTTTGACATCATCGCAGAGCCTATTCGTTTCCATAAACTGACTCGCAACGAGAACGAAACTCGTCAGATTGTTCATGACTTATTGGATCATGTTGGCCTTGGACAAATGGCAGGGGTTAAATACCCGCATGAATTCTCAGGTGGTCAGCGTCAGCGTATTTCTATCGCTCGTGCTTTGGCAACGCGACCTCGCCTATTGATTTGTGATGAACCAACATCGGCGTTAGATGTATCGGTACAAGCGCAGATCCTAAACCTATTAAAAGATCTACAAGACGAACTCAACCTAACCATGCTGTTCATCAGTCATGATTTACCGGTTATTCGTCAGATGTGTGATCGTGTTGGTGTGATGCAGATGGGTACGCTACTGGAAGTGGCGCCAACTGAGCAGCTATTTAACTCTCCACAGCATGAATATAGCCAACACCTAATTTCTTTAATGCCTGAATTTACAGGCTTACGAGAAGAAAAAGCAGTGGCACAAGCCGCAATATAAATTTCAGCAGGTTAGAGGCTTAGCCTGCCTGAAATACAATAACAGACGCAAATACAACAACTAGGGATCTGGATTCCCGCATGAAGGAGTTATGCAATGAAAACCATGAAAAGCAAATTAGCAGTAGCTTTGATGGCAGCTGGCCTAAGCTTTAGTGCAGCAGCAGCAGATATTACTGTTGGCTACGCAGCTGACCCAGTGTCACTTGACCCGCACGAGCAGCTATCTGGCGGCACACTGCAAATGTCTCACATGGTGTTTGACCCTCTAGTACGTTTCACTCAAGAGATGGATTTTGAAGGCCGCCTAGCGACAAGCTGGGAACGTGTCAATGAAACGACTTTCCGCTTTAATCTACGTCAGGGTGTTAAATTCCACTCAGGCAATGAACTAACAGCTGACGATGTTGTGTGGACATTCGAACGTCTACAAGCATCTCCAGACTTTAAGTCTATCTTCACGCCTTACGAGAAGATGGTAAAAGTGGATGACTACACAGTTGAACTAGTCTCTAAAGCGGCTTACCCACTAGTACTACAAACAGCAACTTACATCTTCCCAATGGACAGCAAGTTTTACTCAGGCCAAACAGCCGAAGGTAATGACAAATCTGAGCTAGTTAAGCACGGTAACTCGTTCGCTTCTACAAACGTTTCAGGTACAGGTCCATTCATCGTAACTCAACGTGAGCAAGGCGTTAAAGTAACGTTTGAGCGTTTCAACGATTACTGGGATACAGAAACGAAAGGTAACGTAGACAAGCTAACATTGGTTCCAATCAAAGAAGATGCAACACGTGTTGCGGCACTTCTTTCTGGCGATGTAGACATGATTCACCCAGTAGCACCGAACGATCACAAGCGTGTTAAAAACGCTAAAAACATCGATCTAGTGACGCTGCCTGGTACTCGTATCATTACGTTCCAAATGAACCAAAACAGCAACGAAGCGCTTAAAGATGTTCGCGTTCGTCAAGCAATCGTTCATGCGATTAACAATGAAGGTATTGTTAAGAAAATCATGAAAGGTTTCGCTACTGCAGCTGGTCAGCAAAGCCCAACAGGCTACGCGGGTCACGATGATGCACTAGTACCTCGTTACGACCTGAAAAAAGCAAAAGAGCTAATGAAGGAAGCGGGCTACGAAGATGGCTTTACGCTAACGATGATGGCACCAAACAACCGTTACGTGAACGATGCAAAAGTTGCTCAAGCGTCAGCGGCAATGCTATCTAAGATTGGTATCAAAGTTGATCTTAAGACTATGCCTAAAGCGCAATACTGGCCTGAGTTTGACCTATGTTCAGCAGATATGATGATGATCGGTTGGCACTCAGATACAGAAGATTCAGCTAACTTCAGTGAGTTCCTAACAATGACTCGTAACGAAGAAACGGGTCGTGGCCAATACAACTGTTCTGGTTACTCAAACCCAGAGATGGATGCAATTGTAGAAGCTTCTAACACTGAAACTGACCCTGTTAAGCGTTCTGAAATGCTGAAAGGCGTTGAAGCAACACTTTACAATGACGCAGCGTTTGTTCCTCTTCACTGGCAAAGTGAAGCGTGGGGCGCGAAGTCTAACGTAGGTGCAGCAGACGTAGTAAACCCAATGGTTATGCCTTACTTCGGCGACCTAGTTGTAAAATAATCTAGCTTGCTAGAATCGAGAGCCTGAAGCTTTTCAGGCTCTCGAATTATTAAGAAATAGATTTAAGTTTCGGTATTTGGTCTTCCTTCAGTCTGGCTAAATACCTTTTTTAAGACTGAAATTTTTTATCTAGTCGCGGATTTTGATTAGATAGTCATGGATAGATAAGGGGCAAGGAATGGTTACGTTTCTGGTCAAGCGCCTGTTTCAGGCACTGATAGTGATGTTTGTGATCAGTTTGGTGGCGTTTGCCATACAGGATAACCTGGGCGACCCGTTGCGTGAGTTAGTCGGTCAATCTGTTTCAGAATCGGAGCGTCAAGCGCTACGTGATGAACTCGGCTTAAATGATCCCTTCATTACAAAATACACTCGCTTTGTAGGCGCTGCTCTACAGGGTGATCTTGGTACTTCGTACTTCTTTAAGCGTCCGGCTGTGGACGTAATTCTCGATAAGCTAGTAGCCACACTAGAGTTAGTGTTTGGCGCTTCTATTATTATTGTTTGTCTGTCGATTCCACTAGGCGTTTACTCCGCTATTCACCCTAAGAGCTTTTTTACCAAGCTGATTATGGCGGGCAGTAGTGTCGGTATCTCGGTGCCTGTGTTCTTGACGGCCATTATGTTGATGTATGTCTTCTCTATCGAGTTAGGCTGGCTACCGTCCTTTGGTCGTGGTGATACGGCAAACTGGTTTGGTTGGGAATCTGGCTTCCTAACACTTGATGGCTTGGCTCACCTTGTGCTTCCAAGTATTGCTTTAGCTTCAATCATGCTACCGCTTTTCATTCGTCTCGTACGTTCTGAAATGCTGGAAGTATTGAGCTCGGAATACATCAAATTCGGCAAAGCGAAAGGCTTAGCACTAAACAAAATCTATTACCAACATGCATTGAAAAACACCATGCTACCGGTACTTACCGTTGGTGGTGTTCAGATTGGTACTATGGTGGCATACACCATTCTTACTGAAACGGTTTTCCAGTGGCCAGGTACAGGCTTCTTATTCTTAGAAGCGATCAACCGTGTAGATACACCGCTGATTACCGCCTACGTTATTTTTGTTGGTCTTATTTTCGTAGTGACTAACACGATTG is a genomic window of Vibrio sp. FE10 containing:
- a CDS encoding dipeptide ABC transporter ATP-binding protein encodes the protein MSLLEVKNLRIEYPSRHGVHAAVKSLSFSIERGEIVGVVGESGAGKSTVGNAVIDLLSPPGRIASGEVFLDGEKVSGLSPEEMRKVRGSKIGFIFQDPMTSLNPLFTVEQQLKETIHANMKVSDAEAYQRSLDLMNQVGIPQPENRLKQYPHQFSGGMRQRVVIAIALAGEPDLIIADEPTTALDVSIQDQILGLIRDLCIKKNVGCMLVTHDMGVVSNVTDRVAVMYRGDLVEFGPTKQVLGTPEHPYTHSLISAVPRSDRKLDRFPLVSYIEEAHEMETLDVKNHWLGQSQDHREYTGPLLNVENVNLRFTTKDSFFESRREYVQASNNVSFEVHEGETFGLVGESGSGKSTIARVIAGLYAPNSGKVTFEGVDLTGLKSEKERRPMRRQMQMVFQNPYTSMNPRMKIFDIIAEPIRFHKLTRNENETRQIVHDLLDHVGLGQMAGVKYPHEFSGGQRQRISIARALATRPRLLICDEPTSALDVSVQAQILNLLKDLQDELNLTMLFISHDLPVIRQMCDRVGVMQMGTLLEVAPTEQLFNSPQHEYSQHLISLMPEFTGLREEKAVAQAAI
- a CDS encoding ABC transporter substrate-binding protein; translated protein: MKTMKSKLAVALMAAGLSFSAAAADITVGYAADPVSLDPHEQLSGGTLQMSHMVFDPLVRFTQEMDFEGRLATSWERVNETTFRFNLRQGVKFHSGNELTADDVVWTFERLQASPDFKSIFTPYEKMVKVDDYTVELVSKAAYPLVLQTATYIFPMDSKFYSGQTAEGNDKSELVKHGNSFASTNVSGTGPFIVTQREQGVKVTFERFNDYWDTETKGNVDKLTLVPIKEDATRVAALLSGDVDMIHPVAPNDHKRVKNAKNIDLVTLPGTRIITFQMNQNSNEALKDVRVRQAIVHAINNEGIVKKIMKGFATAAGQQSPTGYAGHDDALVPRYDLKKAKELMKEAGYEDGFTLTMMAPNNRYVNDAKVAQASAAMLSKIGIKVDLKTMPKAQYWPEFDLCSADMMMIGWHSDTEDSANFSEFLTMTRNEETGRGQYNCSGYSNPEMDAIVEASNTETDPVKRSEMLKGVEATLYNDAAFVPLHWQSEAWGAKSNVGAADVVNPMVMPYFGDLVVK
- a CDS encoding ABC transporter permease; translation: MVTFLVKRLFQALIVMFVISLVAFAIQDNLGDPLRELVGQSVSESERQALRDELGLNDPFITKYTRFVGAALQGDLGTSYFFKRPAVDVILDKLVATLELVFGASIIIVCLSIPLGVYSAIHPKSFFTKLIMAGSSVGISVPVFLTAIMLMYVFSIELGWLPSFGRGDTANWFGWESGFLTLDGLAHLVLPSIALASIMLPLFIRLVRSEMLEVLSSEYIKFGKAKGLALNKIYYQHALKNTMLPVLTVGGVQIGTMVAYTILTETVFQWPGTGFLFLEAINRVDTPLITAYVIFVGLIFVVTNTIVDLLYGVINPTVNITGKGA